One stretch of Ornithinimicrobium ciconiae DNA includes these proteins:
- a CDS encoding SDR family oxidoreductase, which translates to MDLGLAGRGYVVTGGSRGLGRASAEHLVADGAQVLLVGRDADQAERTARELTAEGEGAAYALAADLADPDAAERVLEAAEEHLDRLDGAVLSVGGPPTGRFRERTDEQWRAAFEQVHLGPLRMARTLLEAADNPLAITFVLSTSVRAPLADFAISNGLRPGVAMAVKTMADEYGPEGHRLNCLLPGRFDTDRVRAHDEASGDPAARRARHVAAVPLGRYGQPEEFGAVAAFVTSPMASFMTGSVVTVDGGATRAL; encoded by the coding sequence ATGGATCTAGGACTGGCCGGCCGCGGATATGTCGTCACCGGAGGCTCGAGGGGGCTGGGCCGCGCCAGCGCCGAGCACCTGGTGGCCGACGGAGCCCAGGTGCTCCTCGTGGGTCGCGACGCCGACCAGGCCGAGCGGACCGCCCGTGAGCTGACCGCAGAAGGTGAGGGCGCGGCATACGCGCTGGCAGCGGACCTGGCCGACCCGGACGCGGCAGAGCGGGTGCTCGAGGCGGCCGAGGAGCACCTGGACCGCCTCGATGGGGCTGTGCTCAGTGTGGGTGGTCCCCCGACCGGGCGTTTCCGGGAGCGCACGGACGAGCAGTGGCGCGCCGCCTTCGAGCAGGTGCACCTCGGCCCGCTGCGGATGGCGCGCACGCTGCTCGAGGCGGCTGACAATCCGCTGGCCATCACCTTCGTGCTGTCCACCTCGGTGCGCGCGCCGCTGGCTGACTTCGCGATCTCCAACGGGCTGCGGCCGGGCGTGGCCATGGCGGTGAAGACGATGGCGGACGAGTACGGCCCCGAGGGGCACCGCCTCAACTGCCTGCTTCCCGGCCGCTTCGACACCGACCGGGTCAGGGCCCACGACGAGGCTAGCGGTGACCCAGCGGCACGCCGTGCGCGACACGTCGCCGCGGTGCCGCTGGGTCGATATGGGCAGCCCGAGGAGTTCGGTGCCGTCGCCGCGTTCGTCACCTCACCGATGGCCTCGTTCATGACCGGCTCCGTCGTCACCGTCGACGGCGGCGCGACGCGGGCTCTCTGA
- a CDS encoding universal stress protein → MTVAVAYDAKPEGRAAVEAALEWAGLHETSVVVLHVEETGRAGTAGVAATPAAVRAVETQIETIAASRLGQPAPTWSVVSSTAAGDVASILLQLAAKSGAELLVVGSRRRSEIGKFFLGRVAQRVLLDSPVPVLVVKTE, encoded by the coding sequence ATGACCGTCGCCGTCGCCTACGACGCCAAGCCTGAAGGCCGCGCCGCCGTGGAGGCCGCCCTGGAGTGGGCCGGTCTACATGAGACGTCCGTCGTGGTGTTGCACGTGGAAGAGACCGGACGAGCGGGCACGGCCGGTGTCGCTGCCACGCCTGCTGCGGTGCGGGCGGTGGAGACGCAGATCGAGACCATCGCGGCGAGTCGCCTGGGCCAGCCCGCTCCGACGTGGTCCGTGGTCTCCAGCACCGCCGCCGGTGATGTTGCCTCGATCCTGCTGCAACTCGCCGCCAAGAGTGGGGCCGAGTTGCTGGTGGTCGGGTCCCGCCGGCGCAGCGAGATCGGCAAGTTCTTCCTCGGCAGGGTGGCCCAGCGGGTCCTGCTGGACTCTCCCGTGCCGGTGCTGGTCGTCAAGACCGAGTGA
- a CDS encoding ABC transporter ATP-binding protein, protein MTMGLGHGPGATMRGFTRDRTVRQHQLTRGTRRRVLGYGRPFRNDIILYLILTIVAAALGVATPLLLGRIIDLGVIPGDRQVVLRLGILVAVLAVLEAGLTVVTRFYGARIGEGLILNLRTEVFSHVLRQPIAFFTRAQTGALVNRLNTDVIGAQTAFTSILSGLVSNLVSLALILGALVTMSWQITLLALLLLPIFLIPAHRMGQRLSQLTRTQMTLNAELATRMTERFNVAGALLVRLFGRPAQEDSEYAERAQGVRNAGVRIAVNRVVFMAGLGLVAALATALVYGLGGLMAVAGQLTVGTLVAMAALLGRMYGPLTALSNVRVDIMTALVSFERIFEVLDLEPLVREAHDAVDLPEGQVEVELDGVSFSYPRAEDVSIASLESRSGAESETGGDPVLRDVSVRIGAGQLVALVGPSGAGKSTLTTLVSRLYDPADGVVRIGGVDLRSATFASLSRTVGVVTQEAHMFNDTIRANLLYAAPQATTGQLEEALRAAQVWPLVERLPEGLDTVVGDRGHRLSGGEKQRLAIARLLLKSPAVVLLDEATAHLDSESEVAVQRALDEALTGRTSIVIAHRLSTVRGADQILVLDRGQIVQRGTHEELLAAGGLYRTLHDTQFRT, encoded by the coding sequence ATGACGATGGGACTGGGCCACGGGCCCGGTGCGACGATGCGCGGGTTCACCCGCGACCGCACCGTGCGCCAGCACCAGCTGACCAGGGGCACGCGCCGCCGCGTGCTCGGCTACGGTCGACCGTTCCGCAACGACATCATCCTCTACCTGATCCTCACCATCGTGGCGGCCGCCCTCGGGGTGGCCACCCCGTTGTTGCTGGGGCGGATCATCGACCTGGGTGTCATCCCGGGTGACCGGCAGGTGGTGCTGCGCCTCGGCATACTCGTGGCTGTCCTGGCGGTGCTGGAGGCGGGACTCACCGTGGTCACCCGCTTCTATGGTGCCCGGATCGGAGAGGGGCTGATCCTCAACCTGCGGACCGAGGTCTTCTCGCACGTGCTGCGCCAGCCGATCGCGTTCTTCACCCGCGCCCAGACAGGTGCCCTGGTCAACCGGCTCAACACCGACGTCATCGGTGCGCAGACGGCCTTCACCAGCATCCTGTCCGGCCTGGTGAGCAACCTGGTCTCGCTCGCCCTGATCCTGGGTGCCCTCGTCACCATGTCCTGGCAGATCACCCTGCTGGCCCTGCTACTCCTGCCGATCTTCCTCATCCCGGCGCACCGCATGGGCCAACGCCTCTCGCAGCTGACGCGCACCCAGATGACCCTCAACGCCGAGCTGGCCACCCGGATGACCGAGCGCTTCAACGTCGCCGGGGCGCTGCTGGTGCGGCTGTTCGGCAGGCCCGCCCAGGAGGACAGCGAGTATGCCGAGCGCGCCCAGGGAGTGCGTAACGCCGGCGTGCGGATCGCGGTCAACCGGGTGGTCTTCATGGCCGGGCTCGGTCTGGTCGCCGCGCTGGCGACCGCGCTGGTCTACGGCCTGGGCGGGCTGATGGCCGTCGCCGGACAGCTGACGGTCGGCACCCTGGTCGCGATGGCCGCCCTGCTCGGGCGGATGTATGGGCCGCTGACCGCCCTGTCCAACGTCCGGGTCGACATCATGACCGCGCTCGTCTCCTTCGAGCGGATCTTCGAGGTGTTGGACCTCGAGCCGCTGGTGCGCGAGGCGCACGACGCGGTCGACCTGCCTGAAGGTCAGGTTGAGGTCGAGCTCGACGGGGTGTCGTTCAGCTATCCGCGGGCCGAGGACGTGTCCATCGCCTCCCTGGAGAGCAGGTCCGGCGCGGAGTCCGAGACCGGTGGCGACCCGGTGCTGCGGGACGTCTCGGTGCGCATCGGGGCCGGTCAGCTGGTCGCCCTGGTCGGTCCCAGCGGTGCCGGCAAGAGCACCCTGACCACCTTGGTGTCACGGCTCTACGACCCGGCCGACGGCGTGGTGCGGATCGGGGGAGTGGACCTGCGCTCGGCCACCTTTGCCAGCCTGTCGCGCACCGTCGGGGTGGTGACGCAGGAGGCGCACATGTTCAACGACACCATCCGTGCCAACCTGTTGTATGCGGCCCCGCAGGCCACCACCGGCCAGCTCGAGGAGGCGTTGCGGGCCGCCCAGGTCTGGCCCCTGGTCGAACGGCTCCCAGAGGGGCTGGACACGGTGGTCGGGGACCGCGGCCACCGGCTCTCCGGCGGGGAGAAGCAGCGCCTGGCCATCGCGCGGCTGCTGCTGAAGTCACCCGCGGTGGTGCTGCTGGATGAGGCGACCGCGCACCTGGACAGCGAGTCGGAGGTGGCGGTCCAGCGAGCGCTCGACGAGGCGCTGACTGGTCGCACCTCGATCGTCATCGCCCACCGCCTGAGCACCGTGCGCGGTGCCGACCAGATCCTGGTCCTGGATCGCGGACAGATCGTGCAGCGGGGCACCCACGAGGAGCTCCTGGCCGCGGGCGGGCTGTACCGGACCCTGCACGACACCCAGTTCCGCACCTAA